The Polypterus senegalus isolate Bchr_013 chromosome 11, ASM1683550v1, whole genome shotgun sequence sequence TAAAAGTGTCAGGTGAGGGCTGTCAGGGCCAGGGTGCCATTAAGGAGAGATCAAGCTGGGCAACTTGGCCCTTGTAAAATGTCTGAATTCatcacttgatgatgatggtcccatTTGCATAGCACTTCACACCTCCTGAATTGCCCCAAGTGCCGGACAGATCATGGGAACTGATGTGTGTCTCATCTGCCCTAAAAGTGGGGTGCCTCATCCATGCACTTGTGAGTCACAGACACGGCTTAAGCATACACTCCCTCATTCCTGAAACTCTGAAGAAACTAAGAAAAAGCAGATGACAAACGAGATGAACATTAAAACACACATCACATGGCATAACTTGATTGCCAACACTTACGCCAACTGACACAACTATGGCTCACCCTGAATGACAAAAGGTGGCTGGATTAAACAAGAGAAGTGGCGGTTCTGGGCACACCCATGTCTCAGGCCACTCTTTCATTTATGCTGAATTACATGTGAGCATTGCAACCACAAAGGAGAGCAAACAGAATTAAAGTCACAAAGCCAGACAGGGACTTCCAGTGTGACGTGAGCCGAGAACCTGCTGCTTTCAGTTCAGCTCAGCCTTTGTTTTTCTGCGCTGGCGTTAGAGAAGAGGTGGGCTTAGGGTCACTTGAACGACAGAGCTTTCTCTGATCGACTCGTTTTTGAAAGTGCTAATGTCCACAATCTTTATCGACTCTTCTGCCGAGAGAGATACGCCTTATACTGTCTTGCCTTGGCGTGAAATGTGGAACGGATTTGGATAATGCGCGCGGGTTAAATATATGGCTGCTGTGCATTCGCGCACCCCCATTGAACGGAGCAGCAGAAAACGTGCGTTTTAAACCAAGTTTCATGAATAtgacatggatttttaaaaatcagttaaaaagcgtttatgtttttccttttcttctcagtTACTGGTATACTGTATTCCAGTGCAGACGATTTCAACTCGAACAGCAATAAATCCCCAAGTGCTGGAGGTCGGAGTTGCTAATGAGAAGGTTGGGCAGGACTAACCCCCACACCCCCctcccatttctttttttctggagAAGGACACGGGACTCGTTGTAAGGACAGCCCATTAGCCCACCGCCTAGTCCAATTTAGTCTCGGCGGCCTTGCCTCCCTCCCTCCTGGTGAAGGCGGAGGAAGCAACAATCTCCGCCCCCGATTCCCCTTGGTTCTTCGCAAAATTGCCACACCTCCTGTCGCTGATTGGAGCGCGGCGCAATTACTTTGAAGTTTTGCCTTTCTGATCCTGTGATATTTGAAGTGTTGATGGATTAGGAGGCATGTTTGTTCAGAAAAAGCTGAAGAGAAAGGGAACGGAGCACCTCTACATCGCAAGAAGCGCATCCGCTTGGCTCCTTAGAGCTCCGTTTAAAACGCTTATTATCATGAGTGGTTCAGCAGATTAAGGTCCCAGTTTCGCAAAGACGGACTTGTGCGACTATAAGAGCGAACCTCTCTTGACATCGGTGCGGTGGACTTGTGCATAGTACGCGGACGGAACGTTCGGCTTGATCACCAGATCAGTTCTCAGTTCTGCTCAAGGACGGTCACTCTTCTTGTTCAAAGGACGGACACCCGACGCGGCAGAAGGCGGAGAGGAGAGAGGGGGCTCTTATCACGCCTGAAACCTTGCTCCTCAGCCCCGAAACCTCCAAATGAACGATTCTCCTTTTGGATCTATTCACAGTAGGACCGCGGAAAACACCGGACAGAACGACAGCCTCTCACCCAGACCCTCAAAGAAGAGCGCCCCcgtttcttttctgtctccctCGGATCCTATTAGACAGGCGAAGCGACTCCCGATTAAGGTGCTCAAGATGCTGACTGCGCACAGCGGACATCTCCTTCACGCCGAGTACCTCCAGCCGCTGACCTCCGCCCCGGTCAGCATCGAGGTAATTGAGTGCCGCCGGGAAAGCGGGGTACTAGTCAGCCAGCTCGTGCTATGCCTATatatcatgtcattttcttttacttgtttggCAAACGGCTACTATTTTGcataaagtttctgtttttacTGCATTGTGTGTATTTTCGGAAATAAAATACTACCTTCAAGTTACGAATGTTAGAATTGGGATTTCAAATCGTCTGACATCTGTGCACAAGGAATAAGAAGCCTTTTAAATAGACTTTGTGTGCATTCAGTTGTACAGCGTTTATATCTCCATCTTCGAATGCGTTAGCTGTTCAAGTGTTAATTTAGAAAATGGGGATGCGTATTTGCGCGTTGATGTATTGGTGTATTATGGTAGTACGAATACCCTTTTTCTTCTATCTTCTAGATTTTCTTGATTGACGTTAAACGCTAAATGATGCGTACTTTACTTCAAACCTGTTTTGCGTTTTACACACAAGTCACAATGTCAAATACGATACCTGAGATCGGTGCGATCGAGACTAATCTTGGTCTCTGCTCTACCGCGGAAGTGCCGACAACTGAATTGGAccaaatttattataatttcatAACTTCGTCACTCTTGCAGTACGTTGAAAAGATCGTTTTTGTAGAGCGCATGAAGCGATCGCCTCGTTTAACGTTAATGACATTTCGTGCTTTGTACGTATCTGCCACCGCTGCGGGCGTTCGTGTTCATTTCCGTGATCGGAGCATCCCTTCAAATCACGGAGATAACCGCAGAGACAGAAAACGTTAAAGCCCCAATACTTACATTCTTTAAAAGATAACGACGCATGGACCAAAGTTTTTGAAACAGGGCTGGCTCGGATTTTCCGTCTTGCCGACATGACAAGTTCTGTCTCAGCTATCATGAATTCGAATGTTTATACCGTTTTCCGATTTTTTTATCTTCTTGGGCAGATACTAACCTTTAGGGTGTGACTGTTAATGCAAAAACGTGTCtttgtgtctgtggttttggTGATATGCTGCGGTGTACTTTTGCATTTGCTTTAAAGATAAATTCGGCCATCCATAATTATTACTGGAATAAGCCAGCATTAAATATTTATGTCCGCGTGCAAAAAAATTGTAcatgtttgttgttttattttcgtTTTGATAAATTTCAAATAATGTATAGCCGAGTTCCATTAAGATTCGTGCCTGGGCCGGGGGGCTGCGCGCACGTGACATCTGAGACGTTGAACTTGCTTCACCCGGAGATAAAGATCGCGGGTGTAAACGTGCTTGTCAGGCTGTCGCTTTTTATATCTGCGTTTCGCAAGGTCAGACACTTTAAACTGGGACGGAACGCGTGTTAATTATGGAACTGAAGGCTATACGAGTAATAAAATCAATCACCTGTCCATCAATCCGTTTTATGAAACTAAAGGAACGTGGCGAGCCTAACTCGTCAGAATTCGGTGTTAGATAGGAGTCGAGCCTGAATGGTGCGCGTTAACCCACTCCTTCGGGGCCAGTTTTCGTTCCCTAGAATTTGCTTCAGATAAGGTTGTTGAAGAAAATAAGTGTCCAGAGACTGTGCAGGCACAAACGAGGGGAGCGAGCGAACTCCACCCAGGTTTCTGGAGCTGCGATGCGCTGCGCCACCATGTCGTCGTCGCCGCCGCCGCCTTTCTTAAAGTTCCGTTTATTTCACACAAGAATCATCATCTTGTACATTTACCAGTTTTCCACCCCATTTAAGGGACGTCAATCACTTTTATGCCCGGATTTAGCCCAGACACGCTTATAAACAGGTTTACGATCTAGCGCAGACGCGCCGGAGTTTTATATTGCAGTCTACCGATCTGTAATTCATCTTCGCTTGTCTTGCTCTCGGAACATAAAAACGCGGCTTCGTCAGTTCCCcttcccccccaaaaaataataaaaaagagcaaGTTTCCAGACatctgaatttgaaaaaaaaaaaaaaagaattattcattacatttatagagGGCGGTTTCCCAGGCGATCGTCCAGGTTTTCGTTCTTATCCGGACCCCTTAGAAAACTTTAAATTATAAGATAACATTGTCTTTTAGAAGACGCTCTAAATTAACCCGACACGTGTTAGTCTGAGGGGTGATGGACTGCCTTCTTGTCCCCAATGCTGGTACTGAAAACTGAGCGGCCGGACAACTCGGAGGGGACAAATGCGACACGCATCAGGAAGGGTCACCTGAGCACCCGGGGCAAATTAGGAAGAAGTGGGGTGGGAaggatctttctttctttgtaaaattgcaaTTCATTCCATACATTTGCCATAAGCTGATTTATTAAGTTCATCATTGTATAAACATAAACCTTTCAATTATGTGAAGAGAGCTTTATATCAATATACACATATAGAAATTTATATTTTTCGTTCTTTCTGTTGGCTATTCATTACACACCCTTGCCATAGGCTCACGTCTTATTACGTTTCTCGTGATATTTATATACAGCACTTTATATAAGGAGTGTTTTATATGAATATATTAATGACACCGCTATAGCATTAAAGAAAAGTTTGAGCccaaattcagttcaattcagttgatttttgTGGAGCGCTTTTCAAGAAGCGCATAGATATTAATATTGCAATTATGGGAAATCCCATGCGGTATTCTGGACAGCAGAGTCCAATAGATATTTGATGTGAAGCCTGGATGAATGGGTGACTGCAATGGACTCTTTGAAGGACTGGCACCGTGCCCGCtattgtgtcctgccttgcgcccagtgctatccctgtgaccctgaatcaGATTAAGTGATTGATTTGTCATGGCTCAATTGGTGACAGCAGCTGCATGCTTTATAACTCATGTTGTTGCTTTGTGCTTGTTGCTGACAGTCTCTCCCACCTCCACATGACCCTTAGTTAGAAAAACAAGATTGACTGAGTATGCTATGTTTTCCTTAAAGTGTGTATAAATCAATCCACagtttacttaaaaaatatttagaaacttTGGGTAGCATTGATTGGCACTTGTAATTAATTCTTGTCTCTCTTTTGCTTTCAAATTCTAGCTGGATGCAAAGAAAAGCCCCCTGGCACTTCTTGCACAGACCTGCTCCCAGATTGGCAAGCCGGATCCCCCACCTTCGTCCAAGCTTAACTCCGTCACTTCCAGTGGTGTCAGTGAAAAGGATTCCAGCAGTAGTCGGCAGTCTGGTGGGAGCCTTAAGCTGGCAGGTGGGGATCACCATCAGTCCATGGAGGATAAGTCCAGCTTCAAACCTTACTCTAAATCGACAAGTGAGAGCCGGAAAGATCCGGGCAGCTCAAGTTCAGGCGGAAATGGTGACAAAGCTGGATTTCGAGTGCCTAGTGCCACCTGTCCCCCATTTCCTCCGCACGCTGCCTCACCCAGCTCTAGGGTGGGCTCCCCTCAACAACAGCCAACGGCAGCTCCTCCGTTACAAGCACAGCACGGGGAGTCCAAAACAGCAGGCAGTGAATTGAGTGGGCAGGACAAAAAAGAGCAGGAACTACCCAAATCCAATGTGGACAATGCACAGATTGCCAACTCGAGCCTCACCAGAGCCAGCGCCAACTCCAGCAATGCTAGCTCTGAGAACAGCCCACAGCACAGCAGCGAGGGCAAACCAGACACAGGCCTGAGCGCAGGTCACGTAGCCCCCGTGTCGCCTTACAAAACGAGCCACTCTGTGTTTCCGCTGCCGTCCTCTAGCTTGGGATACCATGGGTCCATTGTGGGGGCCTATGCCGGATATCCTTCTCAGTTCGTACCAGGGCTGGATCATGCCAAGTCCAGCCTCGTGGGGGGGCAGTTGGCTGTCCCAGGAAAGCATCCTAGTTCTAGCCCACTCACTGGGGCCTCTCCTCCATCGTTCATGCAGGGATTATGCCGGGACCCGTACTGCCTAACCTACCACAATGCCTCCCACCTTGCAGGCAGCAACTGCTCTTCCTGTGTCCATGATCCATCCTCCTCTTTAAAACAGGGCTACCCATTGGTATACCCCACACATCCTCTTCATTCTATCCACCCCACTGCCTTATCATCAAGCAACACGGCCACCCTGTCTGGGCACCCCCTCTACACCTATGGCTTTATGCTTCAAAATGACCCAGTGCCTCATATATGCAACTGGGTGTCTGCCAGTGGACCTTGCGACAAACGCTTTGCCACCTCAGAGGAACTTCTTACCCACCTGCGGACCCACACTGCCCTGCCAGGGGCAGATAAGCTCTTAGCAGGGTATCCCACCGCCAGCCTGAGCAGCGCAGCctcctgccacctccacctcccTCCAGCTGGGCCAGGCAGCCCAAACACGTTGCCGGGATCCTTCTCTATGAGGAGTCCGCACACCTTGGGACTAAGCAGATACCACCCTTACAGCAAGACTCACTTGCCGACGGCCAGTGGACTGCCAATGCACACGTTACCGGCCACAGCTGGGCCCTACTATTCTCCGTATGCCTTGTATAGCCAGAGACTGACGTCAGCATCTGCCCTGGGCTACCAGTAGGGACTGAGGGACACTGGGATTTTTAACGTTTGTCACCCCACTACGACTGGCGACTATTTATTTCTTGGTATGTTTGGCCTCATAGAGAGCAAATATCAAATATGCATTATTTCATCCAGTCCACCCTGAATCAAGAAAAGTACACTCAAATACAAATGAGTTTggttttatatagatatatataatttaaatgttttcttgtcTTTTCCAACTATTTTGActcatttgtcttttctttttttttttttttttttattttttttgtttgtttttttcttgcatgAGCTGACCTGTTGGTACAACGACCTTGATGAcggaccgactgactgactgactgactgactgtttgttttcttttgaaattccatttatttttaatttgtacatttgaaagagacatactatttttttgtaatgcttttgggggaaagaaatcaagcaaaacTGAGAAGGAACAAAATACCCCAAAGATGTTCAACAAGATGATGGCAGTGCtatccaaatacaaataaaacaaaaaaaaatgggaggtcttattttgttaataaatgaaaacttgattatatttaactttttcagTTTCCTGGTGTATATTTTgatgatttctgttttctttactgtttcaACCATTCTTTGTACTTGCCTGTCATATTTGCTGTAAAAAAGCTCTGTTGCACAACCTCCATTTATACGTTCACACATACAGGCATATATGCATAAAACACTGCATACAAATGCAGAAAACAGGTGTGAGGTTtgtgtatttaatatatttacacattttacagTACAATGTGTTAATATAGAAAGTGTCTGTCTATATGCATGCAtgcacatatttatatttatttatatatgtgtatgtgtgtgtgtgcatatcaCAAATGGGTGTGcatttgtgtattatatatatatatatatatatatatatatatatatatatatatatatatatatatatatatacttgacttcagtccctgaggttgtgggttcaaatcctgctacttacACTGAGTGTGccaatgagcaagtcacttcacccatcTGTGGTCCAACCGGAACAACAGCTTGCAATGTAAGCAATTGTCTCTGAAATGTTGTacgttgctttggataaaggtgtcagtctaataagtaaatgataataaaaaaatggttCATTCGCTCGAGGAGTGTGGGCGGTCAGaccctatcctggcagcatcaggcataagacaggaagcacctgtGGAGAGTGTGCCAGCCCATGGCACTGGATCCTGCTGCAGAAGCTCTGTGTTTAAGGCAAGAACTGACCCTGAGTGGGGTGCCGCTCCTTCACAGATAATTTtgaaatagatagattgataggacactttttttttcttttcttttagataCAGTTACCATTCTAAAGGGCAAAGGACTTGCTCCTGCAGAAATATTGAAGCAGTGGTACTATTTGAACCTGTCACCATCTTAGTCTTAAGGAGATGGAGTGCCACACAGAAGAAAGGTGATCACCACTTCATTGGTTACATAAATGTTTGTTTAGCTCAGCAGGCTGAGGTGTCCGTTGTTCCACAGATCACTGTGAGGGGACGGAGTGACCTGCTGCACATGCGGTGTCATCTGTTACATTACCTGTGTATTGGTAACATATGGCACTGTTCAGCTCTAGCCGTTCTCGAACTGCTTTACATAATCATTAAGAATATTATCGTATTATTATATTCTTGACTGTGTTGTAAAGCATTTGGGTTGTCAAGGGTAATAAAAAAGATATGTCACAATATAATAGGAACATAACCTCAGTGCCTTCCTGCATTACACCAAGTGCACTCTTTTATTTGAGCACAGTTCAAAGTTCCCAAAACAGACAACGCAAAAAGACTCGAGAAGAATTTGAGATATCATGGAAGTGTGTTTTTGCTAGGACATGCTTCAGGAAAACAGTTTGAACAGTCTGAAAGTTATGTGTCACAAAAGCAAGCCTTCTATCTGGAAAAATAGGGCTTCTTCTCTCATTCCTTTGTTAAATGCAAaccaaatattatttaaaatattttaagctgAATTCATTTCAGTTACTAATTTTGGGTCTACAACGATATAAAAATTTGGACGCATGCTATTTATGGCTTTGCATACTATAAATACTTAGCTGGCAATGGCCatgttgatctatctatctatctattatatagtgcctcacatatctatctatctatctatctatctatctatctatctatctatctatctatctatctctctcagATATACAGAAAGTCTTTGCACTTGGCTATTGACTCACGAACACAGTAAATAAGTAAGCAATCACACACAAACAGGTATAAGTGATCAGTTCTTACAGTCGATGTGTGTGTAcaatttaatgtcactacactcaCACATGCAGTGCACACTTGCACTTGAACTGAGGTTGAAATAGCTAAGGAGTTAAGGCAGGCCTGTAGATGGCGCTACATTCGACCCATTTACTTAAAGTACTGTGCAATTCTAAGCAAAGAAATGGAGTTCAGTCCAGACCACCTCTGCTCAGTCCCAAAGGGTGTAGGACGTTGTCACTTGACAATTTTCTGGCAAGGTGATGGAGCCTGATAATCAGTCTATTGTTATGCATGTCTGGGTAGCCTACAGAATATTTCATTACTTcacctactactactactactcataataataatcataataatagaGTAGCTCCCATTTAATATATCAGATCCCGAGATTCCTGAATTTCTTTCCGTGTATTCTTTTGCCATAGTGAGCTGTACAATTGGACTGACACATCGACAGCTATCTGTTGTATACTGTATAGTGGCATTGCTATCTCTCCaagtatatctattatatagcgcctgtctTGCAACTGAAAAGAGGAGGAAAGAAGGATAAAACCAAATGGTGACTATATGATGGATTGATCAATAAATCAGGCTTTATTTTATACAACAGTTTTTCTACTGTGACTACTGTCTCAAAGTATTGCGCAGGTAATGCAAGCTGACATAAAGAGTATTTCATCCATTTGTTTTCCATCGTGCTGtattaaacaaacacacacacacacacatacacagtttaAAGTTCAAACTTTTCGGGGATTTTAGTTACTCTGAAAAGGGTGCCAAGATGGCCACAGTACGTGCTTTTGTCAATTAAGTGATTCTCATTAATGGTTTAGGCgctgtaaaaatgcatctattactcatttactcttatataaCAAGGCATTAAGAAGCAGTTCTTTGGTGCATTAGTGAAGTGTTTATTCAGCTCagtaatgtgacctactaacaaaatgtcactttggagTCGTCTATgatggcttaactgagacacattgctCTTGATTTTACGTATTTAGTATAAGACTTGTAAATCCTTGATATCACCAAGTCATTTTACCGTCATGTCAATGCGACACgcagcacagagatgaataacctactATACCTactgaagacccaaagaagtgtttgtgaAGGTCTTGTTATATaccagtaaatgagtaatagggGCATTTGTGCAGCACCCAAGCTAAAGTGTTACCTCATAAACCATTCTGGTATGGGTTCACAGTAAGAGGAGTTGTTAAAAACTGACAAACTGATGTCTGATTTTATGAAatgtaatagaaaaatgtgaaaaatgacttATAAGCACTATGGGAGCTGAAGTATCTTGGCAAGCCTttctacttttttgtttgctggaCGGAGATTTCAAAATGTCTTACTTAACAGTTAGAAAGGTGCCTGCACTCCTCCGTCGAGGCAGTAAATAGAGAGGCTGGTGGCAGTGTCCGCATCGCTGACACATTACTGGGATTGGAACATTAGTGTCGGTCACTGTGTGGTTAGCGGGAGCCATTAGCACATCACAACAAAAATAAGAACACTACTGGCATATGGGAAATCTGATCACATTGGGAGAGGATCTGCTTTTTATTAGTCATAGCCAACATGTTTAGTaagtttaaaggaatacttcacccaaaaatgctATACTTTTTATACGATACTATGTGAACATGTGTGCTAATGTGTCTTATTTAAAGGTGCACAAGGTATAAAATCTCCTCAAGCTCTAATCGTTTCCTTGTGTGTAATGTTTTTATAAAACATCAAAGATTGGGGcccaaaatttaattttttatatgttacttaaacaatgtagtttgtagtggtgggcaaaaaaaaaaatatataatctgaTTAAGTGGAGAAAGGAAAGAGTAAAGTTTTGAACAGAACTGGACCCAAAGCTGACAACATCAAATAACATCAAAATCATACATGAAGAAATCTCAAGCCTCTTCAcctgcttttgaattgaagacctgcatTTTCCtctcatttattggtcaagagtcctgtgttCAATTTAAAAGCGCAACTCTGCTCTATGGACGTCTTACATTGTCCAgaggtatttatttaacaattttctagcaaaaattacatattttatatgttccgagaatacaactggatgacttgacaggAGGGTTATGTGACTCAAGTAATgggagatttttttcatggatgtttaaTATTGATGGCTATTGTTAAATGTTGGTCACCACTGGGTCCTGCTCTATCCGAAACTCATTTGTcttttctccacaaaaacatgagCTTAAAATTTGTTCTCAGCTagcactacaaactacatggattatgtaacatataaaaaatatatactttttgggCAGAATATTCTTTTAAGAATGCTTCAGTCTCTGGTGTTTTATATAAAGACTACACACAAGGAACCAAATAAAACTTGCAGAGATGTTATGCTGTGTACcaatataaataatacacacaaGCATACATGTTCACAagttggcaaattaatatataccctgtatatatattacatatatatatatatattaaaagtagacAACAAAGTTGACTAATGCCTTACTTGAATCATTCCTCCGTTGCCCTTACTGCTTCAGTGTCTGCTTTGCTTTACAGGTTTCATCTACagttaaattatcatttttttttttcgtaatATTAATGTCCAAATATTTCCCAGTAATTTCCATGAACATGTTTACCAGCCCTGTAGAGGAGCGCAACTACATCACTGCCGAATCAAggagttttaaaaatgtgctgaGCTCTTTCTTGGCAACCAACTATTAAAAAAAGGTTATGTGTCGCCACCTAGTGGAAATTATGTACAGTAGCAAGAAAGAAGAAGTTCAGTCAAAAAGAGATTTTAAACCTTCAAAGCTTTACATGGTCAATATTGGCTGCTGTACTTCAGATATCAGAATTGTGGTACATTTGTTTTTAAGCTGTTTAGTTATTGATA is a genomic window containing:
- the znf703 gene encoding zinc finger protein 703, which translates into the protein MNDSPFGSIHSRTAENTGQNDSLSPRPSKKSAPVSFLSPSDPIRQAKRLPIKVLKMLTAHSGHLLHAEYLQPLTSAPVSIELDAKKSPLALLAQTCSQIGKPDPPPSSKLNSVTSSGVSEKDSSSSRQSGGSLKLAGGDHHQSMEDKSSFKPYSKSTSESRKDPGSSSSGGNGDKAGFRVPSATCPPFPPHAASPSSRVGSPQQQPTAAPPLQAQHGESKTAGSELSGQDKKEQELPKSNVDNAQIANSSLTRASANSSNASSENSPQHSSEGKPDTGLSAGHVAPVSPYKTSHSVFPLPSSSLGYHGSIVGAYAGYPSQFVPGLDHAKSSLVGGQLAVPGKHPSSSPLTGASPPSFMQGLCRDPYCLTYHNASHLAGSNCSSCVHDPSSSLKQGYPLVYPTHPLHSIHPTALSSSNTATLSGHPLYTYGFMLQNDPVPHICNWVSASGPCDKRFATSEELLTHLRTHTALPGADKLLAGYPTASLSSAASCHLHLPPAGPGSPNTLPGSFSMRSPHTLGLSRYHPYSKTHLPTASGLPMHTLPATAGPYYSPYALYSQRLTSASALGYQ